From one Sesamum indicum cultivar Zhongzhi No. 13 linkage group LG13, S_indicum_v1.0, whole genome shotgun sequence genomic stretch:
- the LOC105175986 gene encoding plant cysteine oxidase 3, whose protein sequence is MCVHRRLFTMTKKKNSSSIQAIYDLCKETFTPAATSPPPPHAIHKLSSLLDSIGPSDVGLSDGSKEDDRGHGPLGIFSFNRVDGWAQPITYVDIHEGESFTMCMFCFPTSSVIPLHDHPGMTVLSKVLYGSLHVKAYDWVEPARIQKIDGTDHSEVRLAKLAVDKVLTAPCNTSVLYPRSGGNLHCFTAITPCAVLDILAPPYNEPAGRRCSYYRDYPCSTLSTEEDENGITKEEDYAWLAEVGTPDDLYMRPGTYSGPAIEK, encoded by the exons ATGTGTGTGCATCGGAGGCTCTTCACAATGACCAAGAAGAAGAACAGCTCCTCCATTCAAGCTATCTACGACCTCTGCAAGGAAACTTTTACGCCCGCCGCAACTTCCCCACCTCCTCCTCACGCCATTCATAAGCTCTCCTCTTTATTGG ACTCAATTGGCCCTTCTGATGTTGGTCTAAGTGATGGTAGCAAAGAGGATGACAGAGGGCATGGTCCTCTtggtattttttcatttaatagaGTGGATGGGTGGGCTCAACCAATAACTTATGTGGATATACATGAGGGAGAAAGTTTCACG ATGTGCATGTTTTGCTTCCCTACATCCTCTGTTATTCCACTTCATGATCATCCTGGCATGACTGTTTTGAGCAAAGTCTTATATGGTTCCTTGCATGTCAAAGCTTACGATTGGGTAGAGCCAGCTCGCATccaaaaaattgatggaacTGATCATTCTGAAG TGAGATTGGCTAAATTGGCTGTGGATAAAGTTTTGACTGCACCATGTAATACATCTGTTCTATATCCAAGGAGTGGAGGGAACCTGCATTGCTTTACTGCTATCACTCCTTGTGCAGTTCTTGACATCCTTGCTCCACCTTATAATGAACCTGCTGGCAGGAGATGTTCTTATTACCGTGATTATCCTTGTTCCACCCTCT CAAcagaagaagatgaaaatgGTATCACAAAAGAAGAGGACTATGCATGGCTTGCAGAGGTTGGCACACCCGATGACCTCTATATGCGCCCTGGAACATATTCTGGTCCAGCAATTGAGAAATGA